The following proteins come from a genomic window of Montipora foliosa isolate CH-2021 chromosome 2, ASM3666993v2, whole genome shotgun sequence:
- the LOC137991017 gene encoding uncharacterized protein, with translation MDVSSLYTNIPQEEGIEIACNAYETFHNNDPPIPTHYLREMLGVILTENSFEFNGKNYLQTHGVAMGTKTAVSFANIFMAEIETNLMQQNNTKPREWKRYIDDVFSLWDCNRNEVERFIEQANTFHPTIKFTPEISENEIIFLDTVVFKGERFIKESILDIKTHYKPTETFQYTHFTSCHPPGVKRGFIKGEAIRLLRTNSSKTTFEECLTNFKRRLEARGYPKNYIESFLSEVTFDSRQSALNPQKHKTAERILPFVTTYHPAVKKLKQIVMENWSFIENQPLLKTIFTNPPIISYKRGKSLKDMLVRAKL, from the coding sequence ATGGACGTTTCTAGcttatacacaaatataccACAAGAGGAGGGAATAGAAATAGCATGCAATGCATATGAGACGTTCCACAACAATGATCCTCCGATCCCCACACACTATTTAAGGGAAATGCTTGGTGTAATCCTAACAGAGAACTCATTTGAGTTCAATGGAAAAAATTATCTCCAAACACATGGTGTCGCAATGGGCACAAAAACAGCAGTGTCTTTTGCAAACATATTCATGGCGGAGATAGAGACAAATTtaatgcaacaaaacaataccaaGCCAAGAGAATGGAAACGTTACATTGATGACGTTTTCTCCCTTTGGGACTGTAATAGGAATGAAGTGGAACGTTTCATTGAACAGGCTAACACATTCCACCCAACAATAAAATTCACGCCCGAAATATCAGAGAACGAAATTATTTTCCTGGATACAGTGGTATTCAAAGGAGAGAGATTCATAAAAGaatccatcctagacatcaaaACTCACTACAAGCCGACGGAAACTTTTCAATATACCCATTTTACCTCGTGCCACCCTCCGGGGGTAAAAAGAGGCTTTATCAAAGGCGAAGCAATACGACTgcttagaacaaactcttcaaaaacaacatttgaagagtGCCTCACAAACTTTAAACGACGCCTCGAAGCACGGGGGTATCCAAAAAACTATATAGAAAGTTTCCTGTCAGAGGTCACCTTTGACTCAAGACAATCGGCTCTTAATCcgcaaaaacataaaactgcagagagaatattgccttttgtcactACATACCATCCTGCGGTAAAGAAACTTAAACAAATCGTGATGGAAAACTGGAGTTTCATAGAAAACCAGCCTctgctgaaaacaatttttacaaatcCTCCGATCATATCttacaaaagaggtaaatctctaaaAGACATGCTTGTAAGAGCAAAACTATAA